In Bradyrhizobium manausense, the sequence TGTCGCCGCTGTCGACAAACCCGTCGCCATCGGTGAGCGCCGCCGCATTGCGGCCGACATAGGCGTGCGCGGTCCGAGTCGAGCGGATGCGCAGCGAGCCGTCGACGACCTTCATCTCGACGCCGTTGCGGTTGCCGAGATAGTTGGCCGGAAAACCTTCGAGCCCGTCATTGACGGCGAAGCCGACGCCGGCTTCGGTCGAGGCATAGGCATGGCCGACGGAGGAATTGGGGAATGCAGCCTTGAGGCCGTCGAGCACCGCCTGGTCGGCGATCTCGCCGGAGAGACGAACGTATCCAGGCGCGAATCGGGCAGCCGAACCGCTCATCAGGAGCTTGCGCCAGTGCGAGGGCGTGCCGGAGATATGCGAGACGCCGCGCGCGTTCAACCGCGCGACATGATCGGGAAGCGCTTCGTGCGGGTCCGACAGCACCATCGAGCCGCCGGAGAGGATGGCGCGGAGGAATATCTGCAGGCCGCCATAGCGGCGAATGTCGTAGAACGTGGCCCAGACCGGCGCGGGTCCCTTTGCAGGACCTTCGGCGACGATGGCGCCGGTGAGCGCTTCCAGCGTGTGACCGACGATTTTCGGCACGCCCGACGTGCCCGAAGTGAGCATCAGCCATTCCGTGGCGCGCTCGGTCTTGGCGGGCGCCGTGGCTTGAAGCGGCAATTGTGCGGTAATGACCAGCGACACACCGGTCTCGGCCCAGCGATGGGGCTCGTCGGTGACGACGGCATCGATCCCGGCATCGGCGATCAATGCATCGAGATGCGCCGGATTGAGATCGGGCGGACACAGCAGCATGCGGCAGGCGATGCCGTCGAGCTCGATCATGGCAAGGCCGGACCGGAGCTGGTCCGACAGCTTTAACAAGACGGCACGGCCGGAGAGCTCGCGCAGGCGGCCGCCGAGCACGGTCTGCGACAGGATGTCGGTCATCGACACGACATCCTGCGGATCCGAGATCGTTCTGCCTTTCAGCTCCGCGCCGAGATGGTCACGGAGCGCGAAGATCTCACGCGGGGACATTTTCGTAGGCTCGCACGAAATCGCCCACGGTGGCGGGGAACGCTGCGTCCTCGGAAATGGTGAACGGATCGACGCCGGTCTCGTCCTCGAGACGCGCGACCAGGATCGCGAAGGCGAGCGAGTCAAAGCCCGTCTCGTGCAGGGACAGGTCGTCCGAGAGGGCGGGAAGCGTGACGTGCTGCTCTTTGGCGATCTGCTGGATCGCTTCGATGACTTTGGACCTTACCGACATGGCTTTCTCGCCTCTTGCTTAGTTAATCAATCGTGTTTCTTGCGGCGGCTCTCGAAGACCGCCTCCCATGCCCGTCTGTTTACCCGACAGAAGTAAATGGCCTCTTGGACAATTCAGATAAAATTGGACCTATCTGCCGATTTCACTGCGGCTACAGCCTGATCGTACCGTCCACGATTTGCGCAAACGCACCGGAATCAAGCGCGACATAGGCGCCGGATTTCGGCTCCAGCATGAACATCGGATCTACCACCGCGCCCGGATCGAAGCCTTCACGCGCGAGTTCCCCCTTCTTCTGCTTGAACGTCTCGGTCGCATCGAGCTCGCGCGAGATCCGGATAAAGACGGGGCGGGCATAGACCGGAAGGCGCTGCGCAAGGTGGCCTGGCAGCGCTTCGATATCAAAACCTTCGTTCACGACGATCGCGCTCATGCCGGCGCGGCCGTCAGTTCCGGGGATGCTGACGCCATAGGTGGTGGCGTCGACCACCCCGGTGAAGTCGCGCACGGCATCGTTGACCTCGGACGTCGCGACGTTCTCGCCCTTCCAGCGGAAGGTATCGCCGATGCGATCGACGAAGTGGAAGAAGCCCTTGTCATCGAGCCGCATCAGATCGCCGGTACGGAACCAGGCATCGCCCTTGGCGAAGACGTCGCGCAGGACCTTCTTCTCGGTCTCAACCGCATCGGTATAGCCCTCGAAGCGACCGCCGCCCTCGTCGGCCTTGCCGATCCGACCGATGGCCTCACCGGCCTCACCGCGGGTGCAGGCGATGCAAAAGCCACTGTCGTTACGCAGCGGCGCGCCGCTGTCGGGATCGAGCTTGATGAGGCCTGCGGGAAAGCGATGCGCGAGCAACGGCGGGATGCGGCCGATCGCACCGGGCTGCCCCTCGACGTTGAACAGCGAGAAATTGCCTTCCGTCGCCGCGTAGAATTCGAGAATGCGGGGAATGGCGAAGCGACCCTGGAAGTCTTCCCAGATGTCGCCGCGTAGGCCGTTGCCGCAGACTAGCCGCAAGCGATGGCGGTTTTCGTATTCCGACGGCGCCGCCTTGAGCAGATAGCGGCAGAGCTCGCCGATATATTGAAACAGCGTGCAGTCGTGCCGTACGATGTCGGGCCAGAAGTTCGACGCCGAAAACTTCTCCGCGATCACGACGGAGCCGCCGGCGGCCAGCATACTGCACGGCGCGACAATGCCGCCGACCGAGTGAAACAGCGGCAGGCTATCGTAGAGCCGATCCTGCGGCGTCGCGCCGGTGAGACCGGCGAACCAAAAACCCCAGTTGAGGATGCGGCGATGGCTGATGCTGGCGGCTTTCGGCAGGCCTGTCGTGCCTGACGTGTAAATCAGCAGCGCGCGGTCGTCGATGGTGACGTCGCCGCGTTCATCCGGCGACAGCGGGCCATCATCAAGTGCTGCAAGCGCAACGTCGATCGCGCGCTCGCTGCGCGCATCGCCGAGCGTCCATATCTTGGCGTCTGTCTTCAGATGCGGCGCAGCGCTCTCCAGTGCTTCCGCAAGCTCGTGGGCAACGATGATATGCGAGGGTCTTGCGACGTCGACGCAATGCGCGAGAGATTTCCCGATGAGCCTGGTATTGATCAGCGCCACCACGCCACCGACGCGGCTGATGCCGAGCCAGGCTGCGACATAATCGATGCCGTTCGGCATGATCAGAGCAACGGTGTCACCCTTGACGACGCCAACCGAGCGGGCCCAGCGCGCATAGCGGTTGATGCGCTTCGACAGGCCGTCATAGTCGAGCATGGCGTCGTCCATGAGCAGCGCGATGCGGTCGGGCTGGCGCCGCGCCCAGTCGTCGACGACGTCCGCGAACAGGCGGCCCGGCAGCATCTCGATCCGTGCGGTCAGCTCAATCGCCTTCAGCCAGATCTTTGAGGCCGAGGGCGCGCGCGCGGCTTTCGTTTGCTCGATGACGCCGGTGGTCATGCCGTTCATTCTTTCGGACGGTATCTGCTTGGTCCCGGCAGCTTATCCCGCGCGTCCTGCCCAGGCGTTAAGAGACAAGGTAAAACCCGGTTAGGTCTCGATTAACTGCAATCATCCTTTACCAAACCGGCGGGAACGTGCGGCCTCGCACCATTCTTGCCATAGCAATTCCAGTCATACCGGCGCGCTGTGCGCGTCGCTATCTGACCACGGCCAACCCACGAGACTGGCACTTTCTGCCGAACCGGCTATCCTTTGTTCTACCTTGCGTTGTCCTGGTTATGACAAGGGAGATGCGTTGTGGCTCTCGACCTCTCACGGATTCCGGTTCAGGCAACGCCTTTCGA encodes:
- a CDS encoding acyl carrier protein, which produces MSVRSKVIEAIQQIAKEQHVTLPALSDDLSLHETGFDSLAFAILVARLEDETGVDPFTISEDAAFPATVGDFVRAYENVPA
- a CDS encoding class I adenylate-forming enzyme family protein; amino-acid sequence: MSPREIFALRDHLGAELKGRTISDPQDVVSMTDILSQTVLGGRLRELSGRAVLLKLSDQLRSGLAMIELDGIACRMLLCPPDLNPAHLDALIADAGIDAVVTDEPHRWAETGVSLVITAQLPLQATAPAKTERATEWLMLTSGTSGVPKIVGHTLEALTGAIVAEGPAKGPAPVWATFYDIRRYGGLQIFLRAILSGGSMVLSDPHEALPDHVARLNARGVSHISGTPSHWRKLLMSGSAARFAPGYVRLSGEIADQAVLDGLKAAFPNSSVGHAYASTEAGVGFAVNDGLEGFPANYLGNRNGVEMKVVDGSLRIRSTRTAHAYVGRNAAALTDGDGFVDSGDIVELRGDRYYFVGRRGGIINIGGLKVHPEEIEAAINRHPDVRMSRAKSRKSPITGGIVVADVILADGTDQARAKEIRDQILDQCRAQLASHKVPAVIRFVEALDVTPAGKLARTDA
- a CDS encoding long-chain-acyl-CoA synthetase; translation: MNGMTTGVIEQTKAARAPSASKIWLKAIELTARIEMLPGRLFADVVDDWARRQPDRIALLMDDAMLDYDGLSKRINRYARWARSVGVVKGDTVALIMPNGIDYVAAWLGISRVGGVVALINTRLIGKSLAHCVDVARPSHIIVAHELAEALESAAPHLKTDAKIWTLGDARSERAIDVALAALDDGPLSPDERGDVTIDDRALLIYTSGTTGLPKAASISHRRILNWGFWFAGLTGATPQDRLYDSLPLFHSVGGIVAPCSMLAAGGSVVIAEKFSASNFWPDIVRHDCTLFQYIGELCRYLLKAAPSEYENRHRLRLVCGNGLRGDIWEDFQGRFAIPRILEFYAATEGNFSLFNVEGQPGAIGRIPPLLAHRFPAGLIKLDPDSGAPLRNDSGFCIACTRGEAGEAIGRIGKADEGGGRFEGYTDAVETEKKVLRDVFAKGDAWFRTGDLMRLDDKGFFHFVDRIGDTFRWKGENVATSEVNDAVRDFTGVVDATTYGVSIPGTDGRAGMSAIVVNEGFDIEALPGHLAQRLPVYARPVFIRISRELDATETFKQKKGELAREGFDPGAVVDPMFMLEPKSGAYVALDSGAFAQIVDGTIRL